The following are encoded in a window of Amycolatopsis solani genomic DNA:
- a CDS encoding class I SAM-dependent methyltransferase: MTADYDDFAEAYAAENDGSLMNAHYERPAALALAGDVAGRRILDAGCGSGPLFAALRDNGAVVSGFDQSAGMVEQARRRLGEDADLRVADLAEPLPFPDHGFDDVVASLVLHYLRDWGPTLHELHRVLKPGGRLIASVNHPMMVNLTHRHEGPRPDYFAAYTWTDEFPMRGRLARMTFWNKPLHAMTDAFTAAGFRISALHEPRPTAAARELFPDDFAILDTFPSFLFFVLEAG, from the coding sequence ATGACCGCCGACTACGACGACTTCGCCGAGGCCTACGCGGCCGAGAACGACGGCAGCCTCATGAACGCCCACTACGAACGGCCCGCCGCCCTCGCGCTCGCCGGGGACGTCGCCGGGCGGCGGATTCTCGATGCCGGCTGTGGGTCGGGGCCGCTCTTCGCCGCCCTGCGGGACAACGGCGCCGTCGTGTCCGGGTTCGACCAGAGTGCCGGGATGGTCGAGCAGGCGCGGCGGCGGCTCGGCGAAGACGCCGATCTGCGGGTCGCCGATCTCGCCGAGCCGCTGCCCTTTCCCGACCACGGCTTCGACGACGTCGTCGCGTCCCTCGTGCTCCACTACCTGCGCGACTGGGGGCCGACGCTGCACGAGCTGCACCGGGTGCTCAAGCCCGGTGGCCGCCTGATCGCGTCGGTCAACCACCCGATGATGGTCAACCTCACGCACCGCCACGAAGGGCCGCGGCCGGACTACTTCGCCGCCTACACCTGGACCGACGAATTCCCGATGCGGGGCCGCCTCGCGCGGATGACCTTCTGGAACAAGCCGCTGCACGCGATGACCGACGCCTTCACCGCCGCCGGGTTCCGGATCTCCGCCCTCCACGAACCCCGGCCCACGGCGGCGGCTCGGGAGCTGTTCCCGGACGACTTCGCGATCCTCGACACCTTCCCGAGCTTCCTCTTCTTCGTGCTCGAAGCCGGTTAG
- a CDS encoding Lrp/AsnC family transcriptional regulator, whose amino-acid sequence MDELDAALLTLLQEDAKQTNKELARRLHIAQSTCLERVRELTRRGIVRGHHVDVDLKKIGRGVQAMVAVRLRPPDRAVIESFRAFVTGLPEVLSVFVMSGSDDFLLHIAVADNDELSGFVLDRLTQRKEIVDVRTSVIFDHFRRTVVTPSS is encoded by the coding sequence GTGGACGAACTTGATGCGGCGTTGCTGACCCTGCTTCAGGAAGACGCGAAGCAGACCAATAAGGAGCTCGCCCGCCGCCTGCACATCGCGCAGTCGACCTGCCTCGAACGCGTGCGGGAGCTGACCCGGCGCGGCATCGTGCGCGGCCACCACGTCGACGTCGACCTGAAGAAGATCGGCCGGGGCGTGCAGGCGATGGTGGCCGTCCGGCTGCGCCCGCCGGACCGCGCGGTGATCGAGTCGTTCCGCGCGTTCGTCACCGGCTTGCCCGAGGTGCTGTCGGTATTCGTGATGTCCGGCAGCGACGACTTCCTGCTGCACATCGCGGTCGCCGACAACGACGAGCTGAGCGGCTTCGTCCTCGACCGGCTGACCCAGCGCAAGGAGATCGTCGACGTCCGGACGTCGGTCATCTTCGACCACTTCCGCCGCACCGTCGTGACGCCGTCGTCGTGA
- a CDS encoding DUF2000 domain-containing protein translates to MITKCAIVVSEELPTGLAANAAGVLSVTLGHRVDGLVGADVEDADGVAHPGIIATPLPILTATRAKVAALVRAAAEDDELFFVSFSALAQSCRTYAEYTGRLAATGTADLDSVGVAVHGPRKRVDRLVGSLPLLR, encoded by the coding sequence ATGATCACCAAATGTGCCATCGTGGTCAGCGAAGAGCTGCCCACCGGGCTCGCGGCGAACGCCGCCGGCGTCCTCTCGGTGACCTTGGGCCACCGCGTCGACGGCCTGGTCGGCGCCGACGTCGAGGACGCCGACGGCGTCGCCCACCCCGGGATCATCGCCACTCCGCTGCCGATCCTGACGGCGACGCGCGCGAAGGTCGCCGCCCTCGTGCGGGCCGCGGCCGAGGACGACGAACTCTTCTTCGTCTCCTTCAGCGCGCTCGCCCAGAGCTGCCGGACCTACGCCGAGTACACCGGCCGGCTGGCGGCCACCGGCACCGCGGACCTCGACAGCGTCGGCGTCGCCGTGCACGGCCCGCGCAAGCGCGTCGACCGGCTCGTGGGTTCCCTTCCCCTGCTGCGCTGA
- a CDS encoding snapalysin family zinc-dependent metalloprotease, with protein MDARVIARIAALALVAPLALGFAPEASAAAVTMLYYSSSGAPDYLAQIDQGAANWNAAVTDVKLVKRNTSATIKFHEIHSGGSYTNTNGHGRGDIYLDTSQVAEGYDPTRIAAHELGHNLGLPDHYTGPCTELMSGHGPGTACKNAKPDSAETAKVQSLWVNGFAAARTETRVSVR; from the coding sequence ATGGACGCACGCGTGATCGCCCGGATCGCGGCCCTGGCGCTGGTGGCCCCGCTGGCCCTCGGATTCGCTCCCGAAGCTTCGGCGGCCGCTGTCACGATGCTCTACTACAGCTCGTCGGGCGCGCCGGACTACCTCGCCCAGATCGACCAGGGCGCGGCGAACTGGAACGCCGCCGTCACCGACGTGAAGCTGGTCAAGCGGAACACGAGCGCGACGATCAAGTTCCACGAGATCCACAGCGGCGGCTCGTACACGAACACGAACGGCCACGGCCGCGGCGACATCTACCTCGACACGAGCCAGGTCGCCGAGGGCTACGACCCGACCCGGATCGCCGCGCACGAACTCGGCCACAACCTCGGCCTGCCCGACCACTACACCGGCCCGTGCACCGAGCTGATGTCCGGCCACGGCCCGGGCACGGCGTGCAAGAACGCGAAGCCGGACTCGGCCGAGACGGCGAAGGTCCAATCCCTGTGGGTGAACGGCTTCGCGGCGGCCCGGACCGAAACCCGCGTGTCGGTGCGCTGA
- the lepB gene encoding signal peptidase I — translation MYELAFPPAPPAPPKRRRISPVFVAWLVVTLTGLGAVASSLGTAAHDYRSYRVPGAAMNPTIRPGESALVWVRHGEAVDRGDLVVFDRGAFAHPDSAGLAALRVVAVGGDVVACCTGGQLSVDGKAISETYLSQDAYAHDPEATTPYLTRVHEGQVFVLGDERGRARDSRFLGVLPLSAVTGFVVGTGSVLHLTPLAPTTAFTDAGLPGAPYADGTVAGMRWWFLGGAALVAAGLIGLVVTLVRIAGRRRRAAAGPPGR, via the coding sequence GTGTACGAACTCGCGTTCCCGCCGGCGCCGCCTGCACCGCCGAAGCGCCGCCGGATCTCACCCGTCTTCGTGGCGTGGCTCGTCGTGACGCTGACCGGTCTCGGTGCGGTGGCCTCCAGCCTGGGCACGGCGGCCCACGATTACCGGTCCTACCGGGTCCCGGGCGCGGCGATGAACCCGACCATCCGGCCGGGGGAATCGGCCCTCGTGTGGGTCCGCCACGGCGAGGCGGTCGACCGTGGGGACCTGGTCGTGTTCGACCGCGGCGCCTTCGCCCACCCGGACTCCGCGGGGCTCGCGGCGCTGCGCGTGGTCGCGGTCGGCGGGGACGTCGTCGCCTGCTGCACCGGCGGGCAGCTCTCGGTCGACGGCAAGGCGATCAGCGAGACCTACCTCAGCCAGGACGCGTACGCGCACGACCCGGAGGCCACCACGCCGTACCTCACGCGCGTGCACGAGGGCCAGGTGTTCGTGCTCGGCGACGAGCGGGGCCGGGCCCGCGATTCGCGTTTCCTCGGCGTCCTCCCGCTTTCCGCGGTCACCGGGTTCGTGGTCGGCACCGGGTCCGTGCTGCACCTGACGCCGCTGGCCCCCACGACCGCCTTCACCGACGCGGGTTTACCGGGCGCGCCGTACGCCGACGGGACCGTGGCCGGGATGCGGTGGTGGTTCCTCGGCGGGGCGGCGCTGGTCGCCGCCGGGCTCATCGGGCTGGTCGTGACCCTCGTCCGGATCGCCGGAAGACGACGAAGAGCAGCCGCAGGCCCACCAGGGCGCTGA
- a CDS encoding YnfA family protein — protein sequence MVLRSILLFLAAAVCEIGGAWLVWQGVREHRGWLWIGSGLLALGVYGFVATLQPDAHFGRILAAYGGVFVAGSLAWGVVADGYRPDRYDVIGALLCLAGVAVIMYAPRTG from the coding sequence GTGGTCCTGCGCTCGATCCTCCTGTTCCTCGCCGCGGCGGTCTGCGAAATCGGCGGCGCCTGGCTGGTCTGGCAGGGCGTCCGCGAACACCGCGGCTGGCTCTGGATCGGCAGCGGCCTGCTGGCTTTGGGCGTGTACGGCTTCGTGGCCACCCTCCAGCCGGACGCCCACTTCGGCCGCATCCTCGCGGCGTACGGCGGGGTCTTCGTGGCGGGTTCACTGGCCTGGGGCGTGGTGGCGGACGGTTACCGCCCGGACCGCTACGACGTGATCGGCGCACTGCTGTGCCTGGCGGGGGTCGCGGTGATCATGTACGCGCCCCGGACGGGGTAA
- a CDS encoding DUF4184 family protein, which produces MPFTLSHPAAVLPLARRPLVTSALVAGSVAPDVFWFVPRLPGIGLTKTHEFASVLWLDPLLALAILAVFHVLLKQPLLALAPKPLAERLPRQSFGWKRPGWIALSLVLGAATHVGWDAFTHESDGFPFLRIPLVTGVDVGRLIQLVSTIAGAGILAWWLRNWYRTAPAGPAPERPRHRTPVLAFLAAGALAGVVLEVLPFFAHHDPMTGAGVFGNATYLAVTGAGSGFLVALGLYAVWYRALYTKRATPEGDPLGEPELRR; this is translated from the coding sequence GTGCCGTTCACGCTGAGTCATCCCGCCGCCGTGCTACCACTGGCGAGACGGCCGCTGGTGACCTCCGCGCTCGTCGCCGGGTCGGTCGCGCCCGACGTCTTCTGGTTCGTCCCGCGGCTGCCCGGGATCGGGCTGACGAAGACCCACGAGTTCGCCTCGGTCCTCTGGCTCGATCCGCTCCTCGCACTGGCGATCCTGGCCGTGTTCCACGTTCTCTTGAAACAGCCCTTGCTCGCCCTCGCGCCGAAACCCCTGGCCGAACGGCTCCCCCGGCAGAGCTTCGGCTGGAAGCGGCCGGGCTGGATCGCCCTCTCCCTGGTGCTCGGCGCCGCCACGCACGTCGGATGGGATGCCTTCACCCACGAGAGCGACGGCTTCCCGTTCCTGCGGATCCCGCTGGTCACCGGGGTCGACGTCGGGCGGCTGATCCAGCTGGTCAGCACGATCGCGGGCGCCGGGATCCTCGCGTGGTGGCTGCGGAACTGGTACCGCACCGCGCCCGCCGGCCCGGCGCCGGAAAGGCCCCGCCACCGCACGCCGGTGCTCGCGTTCCTGGCCGCCGGCGCGCTGGCCGGCGTGGTGCTCGAGGTGCTGCCGTTCTTCGCCCACCACGACCCGATGACCGGCGCGGGCGTCTTCGGCAACGCGACCTACCTCGCGGTCACCGGCGCCGGCAGCGGGTTCCTCGTCGCGCTCGGGCTCTACGCCGTTTGGTATAGGGCGTTATACACAAAGCGGGCCACCCCGGAGGGTGACCCGCTCGGCGAACCAGAACTCAGACGGTGA
- a CDS encoding metal-sulfur cluster assembly factor — translation MTEDTATDAREGRTAADLDAETTATQDLDLAKLEDVEEAMRDVVDPELGINVVDLGLVYDIRVEQDNTATIDMTLTSAACPLTDVIEDQTSAALTSGGLVKDFRINWVWMPPWGPEKITEDGREQLRALGFTV, via the coding sequence ATGACCGAAGACACCGCCACCGACGCTCGCGAGGGCCGGACCGCCGCCGACCTCGACGCCGAGACCACCGCGACGCAGGACCTCGACCTCGCCAAGCTCGAGGACGTCGAGGAAGCCATGCGCGACGTCGTCGACCCGGAGCTCGGCATCAACGTGGTCGACCTCGGCCTGGTCTACGACATCCGCGTCGAGCAGGACAACACGGCCACCATCGACATGACGCTGACCTCGGCGGCCTGCCCGCTGACCGACGTCATCGAGGACCAGACGAGCGCCGCGCTGACCAGCGGCGGACTGGTCAAGGACTTCCGGATCAACTGGGTCTGGATGCCGCCGTGGGGCCCGGAGAAGATCACCGAGGACGGCCGCGAGCAGCTGCGCGCCCTCGGCTTCACCGTCTGA
- the sufU gene encoding Fe-S cluster assembly sulfur transfer protein SufU → MNLESMYQEIILDHYKNPHGRGLRDPFDAESFQVNPTCGDEVTLRVKIDDGKVADVSYDGQGCSISQASTSVLTDLVVGHTLDEAFTTMDAFVELMQGKGKIEPDEDVLEDGIAFAGVAKYPARVKCALLGWMAFKDAVARTTNGAEKA, encoded by the coding sequence GTGAACCTGGAAAGCATGTACCAGGAGATCATCCTGGACCACTACAAGAACCCGCACGGCCGCGGCCTGCGTGACCCGTTCGACGCCGAGTCGTTCCAGGTCAACCCGACCTGCGGCGACGAGGTGACGCTGCGGGTCAAGATCGACGACGGGAAGGTCGCCGACGTCTCCTACGACGGCCAGGGCTGCTCGATCAGCCAGGCTTCGACGTCGGTCTTGACGGATCTCGTCGTCGGGCACACGCTTGACGAAGCGTTCACCACCATGGACGCCTTCGTGGAACTGATGCAGGGCAAGGGAAAGATCGAGCCGGACGAGGACGTGCTGGAGGACGGGATCGCCTTCGCGGGCGTTGCCAAGTACCCGGCCCGCGTCAAGTGCGCCCTCCTCGGCTGGATGGCTTTCAAGGACGCCGTCGCCCGGACCACCAACGGAGCTGAGAAAGCATGA
- a CDS encoding cysteine desulfurase has translation MTTTSASSVPLDVAALRADFPILSRTVRDGKPLVYLDSGATSQRPTAVLDAERHYVVTSNAAVHRGAHQLSEEATDAYESARAKIAEFAGADPEELVFTKNATEGINLVAYSFGNAATAGPEAARFVVGPGDEIVITEMEHHANLVPWQQLCQRTGATLKWFKVTPEGRLDLSDVDELITERTKVVAFAHQSNVLGTVNPVSLLVEKAKAVGAFTVLDACQSVPHFAVDFHALGVDFAVFSGHKMLGPSGIGVLYGRTELLEAMPPFLTGGSMIEMVRMEGSTFAPPPQRFEAGVPMTSQAIGLGAAVDYLSAIGMDRIAAHEHELAAAALEGVGAIPGVRIIGPTDLADRGATVSFVIDGVHPHDAGQVLDSLGIAVRVGHHCAWPLHRACNAQATVRASFYLYNTLSEVDALVAGVREAQKFFGVAR, from the coding sequence ATGACCACCACCTCGGCCAGCTCTGTGCCACTCGACGTGGCGGCCCTCAGGGCCGACTTCCCCATCCTGTCGCGCACCGTCCGCGACGGGAAACCCTTGGTGTACCTGGACTCCGGGGCGACGTCGCAACGCCCGACCGCGGTGCTCGACGCCGAGCGGCACTACGTCGTGACGTCGAACGCCGCGGTCCACCGCGGCGCGCACCAGCTGTCCGAAGAAGCGACCGACGCCTACGAGTCCGCCCGGGCGAAGATCGCCGAGTTCGCCGGCGCCGACCCCGAGGAGCTGGTGTTCACCAAGAACGCCACCGAGGGCATCAACCTGGTCGCCTACTCGTTCGGCAACGCCGCCACCGCGGGCCCCGAAGCCGCGCGCTTCGTCGTGGGCCCGGGTGACGAGATCGTCATCACCGAGATGGAGCACCACGCGAACCTCGTGCCGTGGCAGCAGCTCTGCCAGCGCACCGGGGCGACGCTGAAGTGGTTCAAGGTGACTCCCGAGGGCAGGCTCGACCTGTCCGATGTGGACGAGCTGATCACCGAGCGCACGAAGGTGGTCGCGTTCGCGCACCAGTCCAACGTGCTCGGCACGGTCAACCCGGTCTCGCTGCTGGTCGAAAAGGCCAAGGCCGTCGGCGCGTTCACGGTGCTCGACGCCTGCCAGTCGGTGCCGCACTTCGCGGTCGACTTCCACGCGCTGGGCGTCGACTTCGCCGTGTTCTCCGGCCACAAGATGCTCGGCCCGTCCGGCATCGGCGTCCTCTACGGGCGCACCGAGCTGCTCGAAGCGATGCCGCCGTTCCTGACCGGCGGCTCGATGATCGAGATGGTCCGCATGGAGGGCTCCACCTTCGCGCCGCCGCCGCAGCGGTTCGAGGCCGGCGTGCCGATGACGTCGCAGGCCATCGGCCTCGGCGCGGCCGTGGACTACCTCTCGGCCATCGGGATGGACCGCATCGCGGCGCACGAGCACGAGCTCGCCGCGGCGGCCCTCGAAGGCGTCGGCGCGATCCCGGGCGTCCGGATCATCGGGCCGACGGACCTGGCGGACCGCGGCGCGACCGTGTCGTTCGTGATCGACGGCGTGCACCCGCACGACGCCGGCCAGGTGCTCGACAGCCTCGGCATCGCCGTCCGCGTCGGCCACCACTGCGCGTGGCCGCTGCACCGCGCGTGCAACGCCCAGGCGACCGTGCGCGCGTCGTTCTACCTCTACAACACGCTGTCCGAAGTGGACGCCCTGGTGGCGGGTGTTCGCGAGGCTCAGAAGTTCTTCGGGGTGGCGCGGTGA
- the sufC gene encoding Fe-S cluster assembly ATPase SufC codes for MATLEIKDLHASVNTDEGAKEILKGVNLTIKSGETHAIMGPNGSGKSTLSYAIAGHPKYEVTSGEVLLDGENVLEMSVDERARAGLFLAMQYPVEVPGVSMSNFLRTAATAVRGEAPKLRHWVKEVKEEMGKLEISQEFAERSVNEGFSGGEKKRHEILQLALLKPKFAILDETDSGLDVDALRVVSDGVNAYKASSEVGVMLITHYTRILRHITPDFVHVFAGGKIVESGGKELADELEENGYVKYVGKPEPAAI; via the coding sequence ATGGCTACCCTGGAAATCAAGGACCTGCACGCCTCGGTCAACACCGACGAAGGCGCCAAGGAGATCCTCAAGGGCGTCAACCTGACCATCAAGTCGGGCGAGACGCACGCGATCATGGGCCCCAACGGCTCCGGCAAGTCCACCCTGTCCTACGCGATCGCCGGGCACCCGAAGTACGAAGTCACCTCGGGCGAGGTCCTGCTCGACGGCGAGAACGTGCTCGAGATGAGCGTCGACGAGCGCGCCCGCGCCGGCCTCTTCCTGGCCATGCAGTACCCGGTCGAGGTCCCCGGCGTCTCCATGTCCAACTTCCTCCGCACCGCGGCCACCGCGGTCCGTGGCGAGGCTCCCAAGCTGCGCCACTGGGTCAAGGAGGTCAAGGAGGAGATGGGCAAGCTCGAGATCTCGCAGGAGTTCGCCGAGCGCTCGGTCAACGAGGGCTTCTCCGGCGGCGAGAAGAAGCGCCACGAGATCCTGCAGCTGGCGCTGCTCAAGCCGAAGTTCGCCATCCTCGACGAGACCGACTCCGGCCTGGACGTCGACGCCCTGCGCGTCGTCTCCGACGGCGTCAACGCGTACAAGGCTTCGAGCGAGGTCGGCGTCATGCTGATCACGCACTACACCCGGATCCTGCGGCACATCACGCCGGACTTCGTGCACGTCTTCGCCGGAGGCAAGATCGTCGAGTCGGGCGGCAAGGAGCTGGCGGACGAGCTCGAGGAAAACGGCTACGTCAAGTACGTGGGCAAGCCCGAGCCCGCCGCTATCTGA
- the sufD gene encoding Fe-S cluster assembly protein SufD: MSVTENNVSESLRKGAVIPAASRAERFTSYDVEAFEVPGGREENWRFTPMKRLRGLHDGSAPATGEITLETDAAPELTIETVSRDDSRLGQAGVPSDRIAAQAYSSFTKATVVTVPKETKASKPSVLRIHGPGADQVAYGHLQVRAEAFAEAVIVLDHVGSGTYADNVEFVIGDGAKVTVVSVQDWADDAVHVSEQHLKLGRDAALRHTVITLGGDLVRVSPTATFTDKGGDVDMLGVYFADGGQHQEHRLFVDHAVPNCKSRVGYKGALQGEGAHTVWIGDVLIRAAAEATDTYEFNRNLVLTPGARADSVPNLEIETGEIEGAGHASATGRFDDEQLFYLQSRGIAEEAARRLVVRGFFHEILVKIDVPEVRERLEAAIEAELEAVGA; the protein is encoded by the coding sequence ATGTCGGTTACCGAGAACAACGTTTCGGAGTCGCTTCGCAAGGGGGCCGTCATTCCGGCGGCCTCCCGCGCGGAGCGCTTCACCTCCTACGACGTCGAGGCCTTCGAGGTCCCGGGCGGCCGTGAGGAGAACTGGCGCTTCACGCCGATGAAGCGGCTGCGCGGCCTGCACGACGGCAGCGCGCCCGCCACCGGCGAGATCACGCTGGAAACCGACGCCGCCCCCGAACTCACCATCGAGACCGTCAGCCGCGACGACTCGCGGCTGGGCCAGGCCGGCGTCCCGAGCGACCGGATCGCCGCCCAGGCGTACTCCTCGTTCACCAAGGCCACCGTCGTGACGGTGCCCAAGGAGACCAAGGCGTCCAAGCCGTCGGTGCTGCGCATCCACGGCCCGGGTGCCGACCAGGTCGCCTACGGGCACCTGCAGGTCCGCGCCGAGGCGTTCGCCGAAGCCGTCATCGTGCTCGACCACGTCGGCTCCGGCACCTACGCCGACAACGTCGAGTTCGTCATCGGCGACGGCGCCAAGGTCACCGTGGTCAGCGTCCAGGACTGGGCCGACGACGCGGTGCACGTCTCCGAGCAGCACCTCAAGCTGGGCCGCGACGCCGCGCTGCGGCACACCGTGATCACCCTGGGCGGTGACCTGGTCCGCGTCTCGCCGACGGCGACCTTCACCGACAAGGGCGGCGACGTCGACATGCTCGGCGTCTACTTCGCCGACGGCGGCCAGCACCAGGAACACCGCCTCTTCGTGGACCACGCGGTCCCCAACTGCAAGTCGCGCGTGGGCTACAAGGGCGCGCTGCAGGGCGAGGGCGCGCACACGGTCTGGATCGGCGACGTGCTGATCCGCGCCGCGGCCGAGGCCACCGACACCTACGAGTTCAACCGCAACCTCGTGCTCACGCCCGGGGCGCGCGCGGACTCCGTGCCGAACCTCGAGATCGAGACCGGCGAGATCGAAGGTGCCGGCCACGCGAGCGCGACGGGAAGGTTCGACGACGAGCAGTTGTTCTACCTCCAGTCGCGCGGGATCGCCGAAGAAGCCGCGCGGCGCCTGGTCGTGCGCGGGTTCTTCCACGAGATCCTGGTCAAGATCGACGTCCCCGAGGTGCGCGAGCGCCTCGAAGCCGCGATCGAAGCCGAACTCGAAGCCGTTGGCGCCTGA
- the sufB gene encoding Fe-S cluster assembly protein SufB has translation MTAAAEQRTPTTAPLSQEETIESLGKYAFGWADSDEAGASARRGLNEDVVTDISGKKSEPEWMREARLKALKLFEKKPMPNWGADLSGIDFDNIKYFVRSSEKQAASWEDLPEDIKNTYDKLGIPEAEKQRLVAGVAAQYESEVVYHSIREDLEKQGVLFLDTDTALKEQPELFEEYFGSVIPAGDNKFSALNTAVWSGGSFIYVPKGVHVDIPLQAYFRINTENMGQFERTLIIVDEGAYVHYVEGCTAPIYQSDSLHSAVVEIIVKKGARCRYTTIQNWSNNVYNLVTKRAKCEEGATMEWIDGNIGSKVTMKYPSVFLMGEHAKGEVLSVAFAGEGQHQDAGAKMEHLAPHTSSTIVSKSVARGGGRTSYRGLVRVAKRAHHSRSSVVCDALLVDTISRSDTYPYVDIRNDEVSMGHEATVSKVSEEQLFYLMSRGLDEAEAMAMIVRGFVEPIARELPMEYALELNRLIELQMEGSVG, from the coding sequence ATGACTGCCGCTGCCGAGCAGCGCACTCCCACCACCGCGCCACTGAGCCAGGAAGAGACCATCGAGTCCCTTGGCAAGTACGCGTTCGGCTGGGCCGACTCCGACGAAGCGGGCGCCAGCGCCCGTCGCGGGCTGAACGAAGATGTCGTCACCGACATCTCCGGGAAGAAGTCCGAGCCGGAGTGGATGCGCGAAGCGCGACTGAAGGCGCTCAAGCTCTTCGAGAAGAAGCCCATGCCCAACTGGGGGGCCGACCTCTCCGGGATCGACTTCGACAACATCAAGTACTTCGTCCGCTCCAGCGAGAAGCAGGCTGCGAGCTGGGAAGACCTGCCCGAGGACATCAAGAACACGTACGACAAGCTGGGCATCCCCGAGGCGGAGAAGCAGCGCCTCGTCGCCGGTGTCGCGGCGCAGTACGAGTCCGAGGTCGTCTACCACTCGATCCGCGAGGACCTCGAGAAGCAGGGCGTCCTCTTCCTCGACACGGACACGGCGCTCAAGGAGCAGCCGGAGCTGTTCGAGGAGTACTTCGGCTCGGTCATCCCGGCCGGCGACAACAAGTTCTCCGCGCTGAACACGGCGGTCTGGTCCGGCGGCTCGTTCATCTACGTGCCGAAGGGCGTGCACGTGGACATCCCGCTGCAGGCCTACTTCCGGATCAACACCGAGAACATGGGCCAGTTCGAGCGGACCCTGATCATCGTCGACGAAGGTGCGTACGTGCACTACGTCGAGGGCTGCACGGCGCCGATCTACCAGTCCGACTCGCTGCACTCGGCGGTCGTGGAGATTATCGTCAAGAAGGGCGCCCGCTGCCGCTACACGACCATCCAGAACTGGTCGAACAACGTCTACAACCTGGTCACCAAGCGCGCCAAGTGCGAAGAGGGCGCGACCATGGAATGGATCGACGGCAACATCGGTTCCAAGGTGACGATGAAGTACCCGTCGGTGTTCCTCATGGGCGAGCACGCCAAGGGCGAGGTCCTGTCGGTCGCGTTCGCGGGCGAGGGCCAGCACCAGGACGCGGGCGCCAAGATGGAGCACCTCGCGCCGCACACGTCCTCGACCATCGTGTCGAAGTCGGTGGCGCGCGGCGGTGGCCGCACCTCGTACCGCGGCCTGGTCCGCGTCGCGAAGCGCGCGCACCACTCGCGCTCCAGCGTCGTCTGCGACGCGCTGCTGGTGGACACCATCTCGCGCTCGGACACCTACCCGTACGTGGACATCCGCAACGACGAGGTGTCCATGGGCCACGAGGCCACGGTGTCGAAGGTCAGCGAAGAGCAGCTGTTCTACCTGATGTCGCGCGGTCTCGACGAGGCCGAGGCGATGGCGATGATCGTGCGCGGGTTCGTCGAGCCCATCGCGCGTGAGCTGCCGATGGAGTACGCGCTCGAGCTGAACCGCCTGATCGAGCTCCAGATGGAAGGGTCCGTCGGCTAG
- a CDS encoding helix-turn-helix transcriptional regulator — MPRATHPHVPSQVSAEGKTRQEVARLLLEQGPMTAVVVAEQLGISPAAVRRHLDALLADGEAETRDAPRRGPRGRGRPAKLFLLTEPGRARFGHAYDDLAVSAIRFLAEHAGEDAVRAFAEQRVEKLVGPHRPAITGSSDPAARAEALATALSREGYAASTRQVAAPAPGQNVGAQLCQHHCPVAHVAAEFPQLCEAETEAFARLLGTHVQRLATIARGDSACTTHVPVTTGNNPAHPEPGRTVSPEGHTARIPNGGKPA; from the coding sequence ATGCCCCGCGCCACACACCCGCACGTCCCGTCGCAGGTCAGCGCGGAGGGCAAGACCCGCCAAGAGGTCGCCCGGCTGCTGCTGGAACAGGGTCCCATGACCGCCGTCGTGGTCGCCGAGCAGCTCGGGATCAGCCCGGCGGCCGTCCGGCGGCACCTGGACGCGCTGCTCGCCGACGGTGAGGCCGAGACCCGGGACGCGCCGCGCCGCGGCCCCCGGGGCCGGGGCCGTCCGGCGAAGCTGTTCCTCCTCACCGAGCCCGGCCGCGCCCGCTTCGGCCACGCCTACGACGACCTCGCCGTCTCCGCCATCCGCTTCCTCGCCGAGCACGCCGGGGAAGACGCCGTCCGCGCCTTCGCCGAGCAGCGCGTCGAGAAGCTGGTCGGCCCGCACCGCCCGGCGATCACCGGTTCGAGTGATCCGGCGGCGCGCGCGGAGGCCTTGGCGACCGCCCTGAGCAGGGAGGGCTACGCTGCGTCGACCCGTCAGGTCGCCGCGCCCGCACCTGGTCAGAACGTAGGCGCTCAGCTCTGCCAGCACCACTGTCCGGTCGCCCACGTCGCCGCGGAGTTCCCGCAGCTGTGCGAGGCCGAGACGGAGGCGTTCGCGCGGCTGCTGGGCACCCACGTCCAGCGGCTGGCGACCATTGCCCGCGGTGACTCCGCGTGCACCACCCACGTTCCCGTCACGACGGGGAACAACCCGGCCCATCCCGAGCCGGGGAGAACGGTGTCCCCCGAGGGGCACACAGCACGGATCCCGAATGGAGGGAAACCCGCATGA